In a genomic window of Phacochoerus africanus isolate WHEZ1 chromosome 6, ROS_Pafr_v1, whole genome shotgun sequence:
- the ZFAND1 gene encoding AN1-type zinc finger protein 1 isoform X2: MTGGGGVTVTSEGLKSDTHTSYPCSFKECAERELVPVVCPYCEKNFCLRHRHQSDHECEKLEIPKPRMAATQKLVKDIIDSKTGETASKRRKGAKNSETAAKVALMKLKMHADGDKSLPQTERIYFQVFLPKGSKEKSKPMFFCQRWSIGKVIDFAASLASLKNDNNKLTAKKLRLCHITSGEALPLDHILETWIAKEDCPLHNGGNVILEYLNDEEQFLKNVDSYLE; encoded by the exons GTGACTGTAACCAGTGAGGGACTGAAGTCAGATACACATACATCTTACCCATGCTCATTCAAGGAATGTGCTGAAAGAGAGCTTGTACCAGTTGTGTGCCCTTATTGTGAGAAGAATTTTTGCCTGAG ACACCGTCATCAGTCAGATCATGAATGTGAAAAATTGGAAATCCCTAAGCCTCGTATGGCTGCCACTCAGAAACTTGTTAAAGACATTATTG ATTCCAAGACAGGAGAAACAGCGAGTAAACGAAGGAAAGGTGCAAAAAATAGTGAAACAGCTGCAAAGGTAGCATTGATGAAATTAAAGATGCATGCTGATGGAGATAAATCATTGCCACAG acaGAAAGAATTTACTTTCAGGTCTTCTTACCTAAGGGgagcaaagagaaaagcaaaccaaTGTTTTTTTGCCAACGATGGAGCATTGGAAAGGTCATAGACTTTGCAGCTTCTTTAGCCAGTCTTAAGAATGACAACAACAAATTAACAGCTAAG AAATTGAGGTTGTGTCACATTACCTCAGGAGAAGCCTTACCCTTGGATCATATTTTGGAAACCTGGATTGCTAAGGAGGATTGTCCTTTACATAATGGTGGAAATGTTATCTTGGAATATCTTAATGATgaagaacagtttttaaaaaatgtggattCTTACTTGGAATAG
- the SLC10A5 gene encoding sodium/bile acid cotransporter 5, producing MIRKLFIVLLLSSETLGEAKESFLSFPNVEKTEILFFTKTEETVVVRSSYRGKQPNSNYLFVQLEDPKMLQVVNVTKTSSDVTNFTINLVTVENGETNLTIQLWDSAGRQERLIEEIKNVRVRVLKRRQDNLFQASNLMDRNILMLFLPMILLNKCAFGCKIKFQVFQMVWKRPLPIILGAIIQFFLMPFCGFLLTQILALPEAQAFGFVMTCTCPGGGGGYLFALLLEGDVTLAILMTCTSTLLALIAMPANSYIYSRMLGLSGTLHVPISKIMSTLLFILIPISVGMFIKRRLPEKATFLERIIRPLSFILMFVGISLTFRMGFVFLKTVNLEVLLLGLLVPVLGLLFGYFFAKISMLPLPVCKTVAIEGGVLNSFLAFAIIQLSFSQSDADLASAAPFTVAMCCGCEMLLILLLYKAKKRCVLIIEEKRQKNLLI from the coding sequence ATGATCAGAAAACTTTTTATTGTCCTGCTTTTGTCGTCTGAGACTCTTGGAGAAGCAAAGGAATCATTTCTCAGTTTTCCAAATGTCGAAAAGactgaaatactttttttcacaAAGACTGAAGAAACCGTTGTTGTAAGGTCAAGTTACAGAGGTAAACAACCAAACTCCAACTACCTCTTTGTGCAGCTAGAAGATCCTAAAATGCTGCAAGTGGTAAATGTGACCAAGACCTCATCGGATGTTACGAACTTTACCATAAACCTGGTGACGGTTGAAAACGGAGAGACAAATTTAACCATTCAGCTGTGGGATTCTGCAGGTAGGCAAGAAAGACtcattgaagaaataaagaatgtcaGAGTCAGGGTGCTCAAACGGAGACAAGACAACCTTTTCCAGGCCTCAAACCTTATGGACAGAAACATCCTAATGCTTTTTCTACCAATGATACTGTTAAATAAATGTGCGTTCGGCTGCAAGATCAAATTCCAGGTGTTTCAAATGGTATGGAAGAGACCTTTGCCAATAATTCTTGGGGCAATCATACAGTTTTTTCTTATGCCATTTTGTGGATTCCTTTTGACGCAGATTTTGGCATTGCCTGAGGCACAGGCTTTTGGATTTGTAATGACCTGCACCTGcccgggagggggtgggggctatCTCTTTGCTCTGCTTCTGGAAGGAGATGTCACTTTGGCCATTTTGATGACTTGCACGTCAACATTACTAGCCCTGATAGCGATGCCTGCCAATTCGTATATATACAGCAGGATGTTAGGGTTATCAGGTACACTTCATGTTCCTATTTCAAAAATTATGTCGACTCTCCTTTTCATACTTATCCCCATATCAGTGGGAATGTTCATTAAGCGTAGACTCCCCGAAAAAGCAACTTTCCTGGAGAGAATCATTAGAcctctgagttttattttaatgtttgtagGGATTTCTTTGACTTTCAGAATGGGATTCGTGTTTCTAAAAACAGTTAATCTAGAGGTGCTTCTGTTGGGTCTGTTAGTTCCTGTATTGGGTTTGTTGTTTGGGTACTTTTTTGCTAAAATTTCTATGCTGCCTCTTCCTGTTTGTAAAACGGTTGCTATCGAAGGTGGGGTCCTGAATAGTTTCTTAGCCTTTGCCATTATTCAGCTTTCTTTTTCACAGTCTGATGCAGACTTAGCTTCTGCAGCTCCTTTTACAGTggccatgtgctgtggatgtgaaATGTTACTGATTCTTCTGCTCTACAAAGCTAAGAAGAGATGTGTCCTTATCAtag